From Aspergillus fumigatus Af293 chromosome 3, whole genome shotgun sequence, a single genomic window includes:
- a CDS encoding pantothenate kinase, giving the protein MSMSSPKSNSVGPDAVAPKRVTNSFTERTGRLERAITNPGAVKINVKGAFIVDEEPRSKSPASSTDGVHYESQDIRLPHHTGLVSHVAVDIGGSLAKLVYFTKELDSPDNGGRLNFINFETHRIDLCIDFIRQLKDEHERLNGPSRDELCVVATGGGAYKYYDKLKETLKVNIIREDEMECLITGLDFFITEIPNEVFTYSEAEPMQFAEARPDVYPYLLVNIGSGVSMIKVSGPKQFERVGGTHLGGGTFWGLMSLLTGTRNFDDMLAMADRGDNSGVDMLVGDIYGMDYSKIGLKSTAIASTFGKVLRLQNAAERHAEDGEGLCNGGPEQQNGEVKFRHEDMSRSLLYAISNNIGQIAYLQSEKHQVKHIYFGGSFIRGHHQTMNTLSYAIRFWSKGEKQAYFLRHEGYLGAVGAFLRRQPENWGRRNSIHDASSAIQAAKEAIPKKDEGLSST; this is encoded by the exons atgtccatgtcctcCCCAAAATCCAATTCGGTCGGCCCAGATGCGGTCGCACCTAAGCGTGTGACCAACTCATTCACAGAGCGAACCGGCCGGCTTGAACGAGCTATCACCAACCCTGGAGCTGTCAAGATCAACGTCAAAGGTGCTTTCATTGTCGACGAAGAGCCCCGGTCGAAAAGTCCCGCGTCATCGACGGACGGCGTTCACTACGAGAGCCAGGATATTCGTCTACCTCATCATACTGGCCTCGTGAGCCATGTCGCTGTCGAT ATTGGAGGCTCGCTGGCGAAGCTGGTATATTTTACCAAGGAATTGGACTCTCCTGACAACGGTGGTCGCCTGAATTTCATCAACTTTGAGACTCACCGGATCGATTTGTGCATTGACTTCATCCGGCAATTAAAAGATGAACATGAGAGGCTCAATGGCCCCTCTAGGGATGAGTTGTGTGTCGTCGCTACAGGAGGAGGTGCCTACAAGTACTACGATAAGCTGAAAGAGACGCTGAAAGTGAACATCATACGGGAAGACGAAATGGAATGCCTCATAACAG GACTTGACTTCTTTATTACCGAGATTCCGAATGAAGTGTTTACATACAGCGAAGCCGAGCCGATGCAGTTTGCCGAGGCCCGACCGGATGTTTACCCGTACCTATTAGTCAACATTGGTTCAGGAGTATCAATGATCAAAGTATCTGGCCCAAAGCAATTTGAGCGTGTCGGTGGTACTCACCTTGGCGGTGGCACATTCTGGGGCCTGATGTCGTTGCTGACCGGTACTCGGAACTTTGACGACATGCTGGCTATGGCGGACCGGGGCGACAACAGTGGGGTGGACATGTTAGTTGGCGATATCTATGGCATGGACTATAGCAAGATCGGACTTAAGAGCACTGCCATTGCTAGTACATTTGGCAAGGTCCTTCGTTTACAAAATGCTGCCGAGCGACATGCGGAGGATGGGGAAGGTCTCTGCAATGGCGGCCCTGAGCAACAAAATGGTGAAGTCAAGTTTCGTCATGAAGACATGAGCCGAAGCTTGCTGTATGCTATCAG TAACAACATTGGGCAGATTGCCTACTTACAATCTGAGAAGCACCAGGTTAAGCACATATACTTTGGAGGCTCGTTTATTCGGGGGCATCACCAGACGATGAATACATTGTCGTATGCCATCCGATTCTGGTCTAAGGGTGAGAAACAAGCCTACTTCCTACGCCATGAAGGCTACCTCGGCGCTGTTGGTGCATTTCTCAGGAGGCAACCAGAGAACTGGGGTCGCAGAAATAGTATTCATGACGCATCTTCCGCAATTCAGGCGGCAAAGGAAGCCATCCCCAAGAAAGATGAAGGGTTGAGCTCAACGTAG
- the pigc gene encoding phosphatidylinositol N-acetylglucosaminyltransferase: MPPPPGSPPPIPPPVPVETHPNRTSSLKPPPEHRALPDPTRLAPEDAYFTSAHLRGRTANANYDDSLRALNGNTAALRPQPTYPGADSRKERKVRGPSRRRRRKGAWKKLLWVKQSYPDNYTDTETFLDHLQRNPRVRPYDFWPLVADSTVIVQHVCSVAIFVCCFVGIVQERVSPVSVVCWGSVGTAMGWILWDSWVWREHHAEQAPNAGRIADGDDGSSSSSAVSSVNPSSGATSRPVGPKDGQNEVHGLGLTISSGEPDGLLRRRSTGFSGEAYGPCEPGSPSHQASGGLSNMYLHHGSQETDETSLLSSRNRQRLSTVKSAFLIYFSLLGLSPILKSLTKSTASDSIWAMSCWLLIMNIFSFDYGSGEGAGATKFPASLSTNAAVMASTVLASRLPSTTHVFSLMLFSIEVFGLFPIFRRQLRHTSWTGHVLLTLALVIVAGGAVGMTLRGGWTAAVVGSFLGSIMTAFAMGGCSWWLISLQKYKNVVTGPWDPARPIIRRQWD, from the exons atgcctcctccacccgGCTCACCTCCCCCTATCCCTCCGCCCGTTCCCGTTGAGACTCACCCCAACCGAACAAGCAGCTTGAAGCCTCCACCGGAGCACCGCGCGCTCCCAGACCCCACACGGCTCGCTCCAGAAGACGCCTATTTCACATCTGCTCACCTACGAGGTCGGACGGCAAATGCAAACTACGATGACTCACTCCGAGCGTTAAACGGCAACACTGCTGCTCTACGACCGCAGCCCACGTATCCGGGCGCGGACAGTCGAAAAGAGCGCAAAGTGAGGGGGCCGAGCAGACGGAGGAGACGAAAAGGGGCATGGAAGAAGTTACTCTGGGTGAAGCAGTCAT ATCCGGATAACTACACTGACACTGAAACCTTTCTCGACCATCTCCAGCGAAACCCGCGCGTGCGGCCCTACGACTTCTGGCCTCTAGTGGCTGACTCGACAGTGATAGTTCAGCATGTGTGCTCGGTGGCGATTTTCGTGTGCTGTTTTGTTGGGATTGTCCAGGAGAGAGTGAGCCCTGTTTCTGTCGTCTGCTGGGGCAGTGTTGGAACAGCCATGGGGTGGATTCTGTGGGACTCTTGGGTTTGGCGCGAGCACCATGCCGAACAGGCTCCGAATGCGGGGCGCATCGCGGACGGAGACGATGGTTCTAGTTCGAGCTCTGCAGTGAGCTCGGTCAATCCGTCGTCCGGGGCTACGTCGCGACCGGTTGGCCCGAAGGATGGTCAGAACGAGGTTCATGGTCTGGGGCTGACCATTTCCAGCGGTGAACCTGACGGATTGCTGCGGCGACGTAGCACAGGATTCAGTGGTGAGGCTTATGGTCCGTGTGAGCCTGGCTCGCCTAGTCACCAGGCCAGTGGTGGCCTCAGCAATATGTATTTGCACCACGGCTCCCAGGAGACCGACGAGACTTCGTTACTCTCGTCAAGGAACCGCCAACGACTTTCGACTGTCAAATCGGCGTTCCTGATCTACTTTTCGCTGCTTGGACTTAGCCCTATCCTGAAATCGCTTACCAAGTCTACCGCCAGCGATTCGATCTGGGCAATGAGTTGCTGGCTATTGATCATGAACATATTCTCCTTTGATTACGGAAGCGGGGAAGGCGCGGGCGCCACCAAATTCCCGGCTTCCCTGTCCACTAACGCGGCTGTGATGGCATCGACTGTCCTGGCGTCTCGTCTGCCGTCTACAACCCATGTCTTCAGTCTGATGTTGTTCTCAATTGAAGTCTTTGGACTGTTCCCCATCTTCCGCCGGCAGCTACGGCACACCTCCTGGACTGGACATGTCCTCCTCACGCTGGCGCTGGTCATTGTCGCCGGAGGTGCGGTCGGAATGACCCTGCGCGGAGGATGGACAGCCGCGGTGGTCGGGTCGTTCTTAGGAAGCATCATGACTGCTTTTGCCATGGGGGGATGTAGCTGGTGGCTCATCAGTCTTCAGAAGTACAAGAACGTGGTAACAGGGCCATGGGACCCAGCGCGGCCGATTATCCGGCGACAATGGGATTAG